One stretch of Anaerobacillus alkaliphilus DNA includes these proteins:
- the sufB gene encoding Fe-S cluster assembly protein SufB, protein MAKKMPDIGEYKYGFHDKDVSIFRSAKGLTKEIVEEISRMKKEPEWMLDFRLKSLEQFYKMPMPLWGGDLADLHFDDITYYVKPSEKSEKSWDEVPEEIKNTFDKLGIPEAEQKYLAGVSAQYESEVVYHNMQQDLTDLGVIFKDTDSALREDEEIFKKYFGTVIPPADNKFAALNSAVWSGGSFIYVPKGVKCETPLQAYFRINSENMGQFERTLIIADEDSSVHYVEGCTAPVYSTNSLHSAVVEIIINKNAYCRYTTIQNWAPNIFNLVTKRAVAYEHATMEWVDGNIGSKLTMKYPAVVMKGEGAKGTILSIAIAGKGQHQDAGAKVHHLAPNCSSTIVSKSISKQGGKVTYRGICHFGRKSEGSKSKIECDTLIMDNESTSDTIPYNEILNNNITLEHEATVSKVSEDQLFYLMSRGISEQEATEMIVMGFIEPFTKELPMEYAVEMNRLIKFEMEGSIG, encoded by the coding sequence CTGCAAAAGGCTTAACGAAGGAAATCGTTGAGGAAATTTCAAGAATGAAAAAAGAGCCAGAATGGATGCTTGACTTCCGTCTTAAGTCATTAGAACAATTTTACAAAATGCCAATGCCTTTATGGGGTGGCGACTTAGCAGACTTACACTTTGATGATATTACGTATTATGTAAAACCTTCTGAGAAATCAGAAAAATCTTGGGATGAAGTTCCTGAAGAAATCAAAAATACGTTTGATAAACTTGGTATCCCTGAAGCAGAGCAAAAGTATTTAGCTGGGGTTTCAGCTCAGTATGAGTCTGAGGTTGTTTACCACAATATGCAACAAGATTTAACGGACTTAGGAGTTATTTTTAAAGATACCGATTCAGCACTACGTGAAGATGAAGAAATCTTTAAAAAGTACTTCGGAACAGTTATCCCTCCGGCGGATAATAAGTTCGCGGCGTTAAATTCAGCAGTATGGTCAGGTGGTTCATTTATCTATGTTCCAAAAGGAGTAAAATGTGAAACACCACTTCAAGCATACTTCCGTATTAACTCTGAAAATATGGGGCAGTTTGAAAGAACGTTAATCATTGCAGATGAAGATAGCTCAGTTCATTATGTAGAAGGTTGTACTGCACCTGTGTATTCTACAAACTCACTTCATAGTGCGGTAGTTGAAATCATCATTAATAAAAACGCATATTGCCGATATACAACGATCCAAAACTGGGCACCAAACATCTTCAACCTAGTTACAAAACGTGCGGTTGCTTATGAACATGCAACAATGGAGTGGGTTGACGGTAACATTGGTTCTAAGTTAACAATGAAATATCCTGCTGTTGTTATGAAAGGTGAGGGCGCGAAAGGAACAATTCTTTCAATCGCTATCGCTGGTAAAGGACAACACCAAGATGCAGGAGCAAAAGTTCATCACTTAGCGCCAAACTGTTCATCTACAATCGTTTCGAAGTCGATCTCTAAACAAGGCGGTAAAGTAACATACCGTGGAATTTGTCACTTCGGTCGTAAATCAGAAGGTTCTAAATCGAAAATTGAGTGTGATACACTAATCATGGATAACGAGTCTACATCTGATACAATTCCGTACAACGAAATTCTTAACAACAACATTACGTTAGAGCATGAGGCTACGGTATCAAAAGTATCAGAAGACCAATTATTCTACTTAATGAGCCGTGGTATTTCAGAGCAAGAAGCTACTGAAATGATCGTAATGGGCTTCATTGAGCCATTTACAAAAGAATTACCAATGGAATATGCAGTAGAGATGAACCGCCTAATCAAGTTCGAGATGGAAGGTTCAATCGGATAA